One genomic segment of Candidatus Berkiella aquae includes these proteins:
- a CDS encoding DUF4118 domain-containing protein: METQRPDPELLLRQHKDDKKRRGVLKIFFGACAGAGKTYAMLLNAQEKIKEHKTVIAGIIETHGRSETTKLQEGIPHLPLKEIQYQGITLKEFDIDAAIAKNPDVLLIDELAHTNAVSSRHPKRWQDVLEVLNHGIDVYTTLNVQHLESLNDIVANLTGIHVKETVPDSIFDSADEIILVDIPSEVILKRLEEGKVYLGEFAKQRAAHNFFKIENLIALREIALRRTAERVDALRDIYQKYQNSKRQLIADKILVWINPKSISTKMIRMAKQQASRLKCPWTVLYVESTDYYKLQDEEKAYVEKTIRLAEQLGATSLTIQEPNVAQAVLNYARENNFTRIMLSKAKMSKLKTKLFGNIVYDIIDKSEDIDIYVINEDTERKKSTGMTIAYAPWHQYISALLIIIGCTLFGMPVKEWLNPENVVMIYLSGVVFVAATCDRSIAMIATILSVILYKFFYTQPYYTLDTYHPRDIVTLAVLLLTALVISTLTSQLRAQNLLARKREKFTADLYALSHKLVQATGKAKIAKVVSHHIGEAFESAVTVWLPDHFGHLQLTSHPSIKPDLKEQSAAQWAFGHNEQAGMCTNTMPSARGFYLPLVSGNTAIGVIGIMPQNPKKTFSSDEVMMLEALAIQTASALERMNQAELSRPKIKTW; the protein is encoded by the coding sequence ATGGAAACTCAAAGACCTGATCCTGAATTGCTATTGCGTCAACATAAAGACGACAAAAAGAGACGAGGGGTGCTTAAAATATTTTTTGGCGCTTGCGCTGGTGCGGGTAAGACTTATGCGATGCTATTAAACGCTCAGGAAAAAATAAAAGAACATAAAACGGTTATTGCAGGTATCATTGAAACTCACGGTCGCAGCGAAACGACTAAATTGCAAGAGGGTATTCCTCATTTACCCTTAAAAGAAATTCAATATCAAGGGATCACATTAAAAGAATTTGATATTGATGCCGCCATTGCTAAAAATCCCGATGTTCTTTTAATTGATGAACTCGCACATACCAATGCTGTTAGCTCAAGACACCCCAAACGTTGGCAAGATGTCTTAGAAGTGTTAAATCATGGCATTGATGTTTATACCACACTGAATGTGCAACATCTTGAAAGCTTAAATGATATCGTCGCTAATTTAACGGGAATTCACGTTAAAGAAACTGTCCCTGATTCTATTTTTGATAGTGCTGATGAAATTATCTTAGTTGATATTCCATCTGAAGTCATCTTGAAACGACTCGAAGAAGGCAAAGTGTATTTGGGTGAATTTGCCAAGCAACGTGCAGCACATAATTTCTTTAAAATTGAGAATTTAATTGCATTGCGTGAAATAGCACTGAGACGCACTGCCGAGCGTGTCGATGCATTACGTGATATATATCAAAAATATCAAAATAGTAAACGCCAGCTAATTGCCGATAAAATTCTAGTGTGGATTAATCCCAAATCTATCTCAACCAAAATGATTAGAATGGCAAAGCAACAAGCTTCTCGATTAAAATGTCCATGGACTGTGCTTTATGTTGAAAGTACTGATTACTATAAATTACAAGATGAAGAAAAGGCTTATGTTGAAAAAACCATACGCTTAGCTGAACAGTTGGGAGCTACGTCATTAACGATTCAGGAACCTAATGTAGCCCAAGCAGTGCTAAACTATGCAAGAGAAAATAATTTTACGAGAATTATGCTCAGCAAAGCGAAAATGTCTAAATTAAAAACAAAACTTTTTGGCAACATTGTTTATGACATTATTGATAAAAGCGAAGATATTGATATTTATGTTATCAATGAAGATACTGAACGCAAAAAATCGACAGGAATGACTATCGCTTATGCACCATGGCATCAATACATTAGTGCTTTATTGATTATTATTGGTTGTACTCTATTTGGGATGCCTGTTAAAGAATGGCTCAATCCTGAAAATGTAGTGATGATCTATCTGTCGGGTGTTGTTTTCGTTGCGGCAACTTGCGATCGTTCTATCGCTATGATTGCAACCATACTCAGTGTCATTTTATATAAATTCTTCTACACTCAACCTTATTATACCCTGGATACTTACCACCCAAGAGATATCGTTACCTTAGCAGTCTTATTATTGACCGCGCTTGTCATTAGTACTTTAACTTCTCAGTTACGAGCGCAAAATTTACTCGCACGCAAACGTGAAAAATTTACAGCCGATCTTTATGCGCTCAGTCATAAATTAGTCCAAGCAACAGGTAAAGCAAAAATTGCGAAAGTCGTTTCTCATCATATTGGCGAAGCTTTTGAAAGCGCCGTCACAGTTTGGCTTCCTGATCATTTTGGACATTTGCAACTGACTTCTCATCCCAGTATTAAACCTGATCTCAAAGAACAAAGTGCCGCACAATGGGCTTTTGGTCATAACGAACAAGCAGGAATGTGCACCAATACCATGCCAAGTGCTAGAGGATTCTACCTTCCTTTGGTCAGTGGCAATACGGCTATTGGGGTAATCGGCATTATGCCACAAAATCCTAAAAAGACTTTTTCAAGTGATGAAGTCATGATGCTAGAAGCACTGGCAATCCAAACCGCCTCTGCATTAGAAAGAATGAATCAAGCCGAGCTATCGCGACCGAAAATTAAAACGTGGTAA
- the kdpA gene encoding potassium-transporting ATPase subunit KdpA: protein MITLSSINGFIQLFLLLGCVALLLKPLGGYIVRVYSNQPIMLGRLFNPIEETLYRIAKINPNSEMTWQQYAIALLSASFAGFVLLFLILKYQSYFPLNPGQFDDLSNDLAFNIASSFITNTNWQSYAGETTLSHFSQMFGLTVQNFLSASMGMAVAVALIRGIIRKNYNLIGNFWVDWLRGILYILLPLSLVLALILGSQGVIQNFNSNVTAINLEAVTQSIPGGPVASQVAIKQLGSNGGGFFNANSAHPFENPNALTNFLECLSILLIPATFCYAFGMMVDNRRHGLALLLTMTLIFIPLYFFALQQEQQENMLLSVLPIDQRASQTQSGGNMEGKETRFGIVNSVLWASATTATSNGSVNSMHDSYTPLGGLVPLLFMMLGEIIYGGVGTGLYSIILFVILTVFIAGLMVGRTPEYLGKKIQAFEIKMSSMCIIIPVITILFGSTITIMSSQGIQSMHNVGAQGFSEIIYAFVSASANNGSAFAGLEANTPFYNILLGICMLLNRFGVIVLVLAISGSLAAKNITPTTVGTLSTHSPLFILFLAGIILFIGLLTYIPTLTLAPISEFFHMMSMQ from the coding sequence GTGATAACGCTCTCTAGCATCAATGGTTTTATACAGCTTTTCTTACTGCTAGGTTGCGTCGCACTGTTACTCAAGCCTTTGGGTGGTTATATTGTACGGGTTTACAGCAATCAGCCTATTATGCTCGGTCGCTTGTTTAATCCCATTGAAGAAACACTTTACCGTATTGCGAAAATAAACCCCAATTCGGAGATGACATGGCAACAATATGCCATCGCCTTGCTAAGTGCTAGCTTCGCAGGATTTGTTCTCTTATTTCTCATTTTAAAATACCAAAGTTACTTCCCTTTAAACCCTGGGCAATTTGACGATCTGAGCAATGATTTAGCATTTAACATTGCATCAAGCTTTATCACGAACACAAATTGGCAATCTTATGCTGGAGAAACCACACTCAGCCATTTTAGCCAAATGTTTGGCTTAACCGTGCAAAACTTCTTATCCGCCAGTATGGGGATGGCTGTCGCCGTTGCGTTAATTCGTGGCATCATTCGTAAAAATTACAATCTCATTGGTAATTTTTGGGTAGATTGGTTACGCGGCATACTGTATATCTTATTACCCTTATCACTTGTTTTGGCACTCATTTTAGGTTCCCAAGGCGTTATTCAAAATTTTAATTCCAATGTCACCGCCATTAATCTTGAAGCAGTGACGCAATCCATTCCAGGTGGTCCTGTTGCCTCACAAGTTGCCATAAAACAATTAGGAAGCAATGGTGGTGGCTTTTTCAACGCTAATTCTGCTCACCCCTTTGAAAATCCGAATGCTCTCACTAATTTTCTTGAATGTTTAAGTATTTTGTTAATACCTGCTACCTTTTGCTATGCCTTTGGCATGATGGTGGACAATAGGCGGCATGGACTTGCCTTGTTATTAACCATGACCCTCATTTTTATACCACTCTACTTTTTTGCACTGCAGCAGGAGCAACAAGAAAATATGCTCTTGAGCGTACTACCGATTGATCAGCGCGCAAGTCAAACACAATCTGGCGGCAATATGGAAGGCAAAGAAACCCGATTCGGTATTGTTAATTCTGTCTTGTGGGCCAGCGCAACCACAGCAACATCCAATGGCTCGGTGAACTCCATGCATGACTCTTATACGCCATTGGGTGGGCTAGTACCGTTGTTATTCATGATGCTGGGAGAAATTATTTATGGGGGAGTCGGCACAGGATTATACTCGATTATCCTCTTTGTCATCCTCACTGTTTTTATTGCAGGACTCATGGTTGGACGCACACCGGAGTATCTTGGTAAAAAAATACAAGCCTTTGAAATCAAAATGTCGTCAATGTGCATCATCATTCCCGTGATAACTATACTTTTTGGTAGCACAATCACCATCATGTCTTCACAAGGCATACAAAGTATGCACAATGTAGGCGCTCAAGGTTTCAGTGAGATCATTTATGCATTTGTATCAGCTTCTGCCAATAATGGCAGCGCATTTGCTGGACTTGAAGCTAACACGCCATTTTACAACATCCTACTTGGCATTTGCATGTTGCTCAATCGCTTCGGCGTTATTGTGCTCGTTCTAGCCATCAGTGGTTCGCTCGCCGCCAAAAATATAACACCAACGACGGTAGGTACCTTATCAACACATTCACCCTTATTTATCCTATTCCTCGCAGGAATCATTTTATTTATTGGACTGTTAACCTACATTCCAACACTCACATTAGCGCCTATTTCTGAATTCTTTCATATGATGAGTATGCAATAA
- the kdpB gene encoding potassium-transporting ATPase subunit KdpB, with amino-acid sequence MLKLLQQAFLRLSPRYQLKNPVMFVTYIASVLTTLIAIYEYTHPPKGPVHFSIHIALWLWFTVLFANFSESVAEKRGKAQAENLRKSRRDILAKLLVNQNSKEYLLRSSTELHAGDIVLIEAGDIVPGDGQVLKGVASIDESAITGESAPVIREAGGDRDAVTAGTIVLSDWLIVRVTSNPGETFLDRMIAMVEGAKRKKTPNEIALSILLAGMTLVFLIVAMTLLPFSIFSAMNLHQGEFISLTVLIALLICLIPTTIGGLLSAIGIAGMDRLIQSNVIAQSGRAVEAAGDVTVLLLDKTGTITLGNRQAAAFYPAKGVSITALAEAAELSSISDNTPEGKSIVALAREKYQIGPTDIVALAATFIPFTAQTRMSGIQLENRQILKGATDAISKHVAKQNVVIDDTIVSKIEEIAKLGSTPLLVCDNDKIMGVIQLKDIIKTGIKERLAELRSMGIKSIMMTGDNPLTAATIATEAGVDDFIAEADPEEKLRLIRSYQESGQLVAMMGDGTNDAPALAQTDVAVAMNSGTQAAKEAANMIDLDSDPTKLIEIVKIGKQLLMTRGALTTFSIANDVAKYFAILPAAFSTLVPGLGILNIMKLTTPHSAILSAVIFNALIIILLIPLALKGVSYHAMNANKLLRNNLFKFGLGGVIAPFIGIKIIDLIISRLMIL; translated from the coding sequence ATGCTAAAACTATTACAGCAAGCATTCTTGAGATTGTCTCCACGATATCAGTTAAAAAATCCTGTCATGTTTGTGACCTATATTGCCAGTGTATTAACCACACTCATTGCAATTTATGAATATACTCACCCACCTAAAGGTCCTGTTCATTTCTCAATTCACATCGCTTTATGGTTATGGTTTACGGTATTGTTTGCCAATTTTTCGGAATCTGTTGCAGAAAAACGCGGTAAAGCACAAGCAGAAAACTTAAGGAAATCACGCAGGGATATTCTTGCAAAATTACTCGTTAATCAAAATAGCAAGGAGTATCTGCTTCGCTCATCAACCGAATTACATGCTGGAGATATCGTCCTGATTGAAGCAGGCGATATCGTTCCAGGAGATGGCCAAGTGTTAAAAGGCGTTGCCTCTATTGATGAAAGTGCTATCACGGGTGAAAGTGCTCCTGTTATTCGTGAAGCAGGTGGAGATAGAGATGCTGTCACAGCAGGCACTATTGTTTTATCTGATTGGTTAATTGTACGCGTCACTTCAAATCCCGGCGAAACTTTCTTGGACAGAATGATTGCGATGGTAGAAGGTGCTAAAAGAAAGAAAACACCAAACGAAATTGCACTGAGCATCTTACTTGCGGGCATGACCTTAGTCTTTTTAATTGTCGCAATGACCTTGCTCCCTTTCTCCATTTTTAGTGCGATGAATTTACACCAGGGTGAATTCATTAGTTTAACGGTCTTAATAGCACTGCTTATATGCCTCATTCCAACAACCATTGGTGGCCTTTTATCCGCCATTGGTATTGCAGGGATGGATAGACTCATTCAGAGTAATGTTATTGCGCAATCTGGTCGTGCCGTTGAAGCAGCCGGCGATGTCACCGTTTTATTACTCGATAAAACAGGGACAATTACCTTAGGTAATCGACAAGCTGCTGCCTTTTATCCTGCTAAAGGGGTTAGTATCACCGCATTAGCAGAAGCGGCTGAATTATCATCCATTTCAGATAACACCCCAGAAGGAAAAAGTATAGTAGCGCTTGCTCGTGAAAAATATCAAATTGGACCTACGGATATTGTGGCTTTAGCTGCAACGTTTATACCGTTCACTGCCCAAACACGGATGAGTGGCATTCAACTTGAAAATCGCCAAATTCTAAAAGGCGCAACAGATGCAATTAGTAAACATGTTGCAAAACAGAATGTGGTTATCGATGATACTATCGTCAGTAAAATAGAAGAAATTGCCAAATTAGGCAGCACTCCCCTACTGGTTTGTGACAACGATAAAATCATGGGTGTCATTCAATTAAAAGATATTATAAAAACAGGTATAAAAGAACGCCTGGCTGAATTACGATCAATGGGTATTAAAAGTATTATGATGACCGGTGATAACCCACTCACCGCAGCAACCATTGCAACGGAAGCCGGCGTTGATGATTTTATTGCAGAAGCCGATCCTGAAGAAAAATTAAGATTGATTCGTAGCTATCAAGAAAGTGGACAATTGGTTGCCATGATGGGTGATGGCACTAACGATGCGCCAGCTCTGGCCCAAACTGATGTTGCGGTTGCCATGAATAGCGGCACACAAGCTGCGAAAGAAGCAGCAAACATGATCGATTTAGATTCTGATCCTACTAAACTGATTGAAATTGTTAAAATTGGCAAACAATTGTTGATGACCCGAGGCGCTCTAACAACTTTTAGTATTGCCAACGATGTTGCAAAATATTTTGCAATACTGCCCGCAGCATTTAGCACGCTGGTTCCAGGGCTTGGCATATTAAATATTATGAAGTTAACAACACCCCATAGTGCCATTCTTTCTGCTGTCATCTTTAATGCTTTAATTATTATTTTATTGATTCCGCTTGCCCTGAAAGGGGTCAGTTATCATGCGATGAATGCAAATAAATTGCTTAGAAATAATCTCTTTAAATTTGGTCTCGGTGGCGTTATTGCCCCCTTTATTGGGATCAAAATTATTGATCTTATTATTAGCCGATTAATGATTTTGTGA
- a CDS encoding ATP-binding cassette domain-containing protein — translation MKVVRPFKWLISGQIFVAIVWAIDISLRPYLIKVILNTIADSPHEKVVENLWVPAGFYLFVSITVVIVFRYYDWVALKLFPGIKKMICMILMDRMMDHSHQTYQNQFAGGLSNKISDVMNGVSNIVRLFIDKFFSQTLALFIAVYTVWTVDIKFAFALLIWVILFLALSLGTAPHTRHLSDKAATARTTLMGHIVDIFSNMMSIRLFSTKNSEHGYLENMMDNYVSAEQKRDRFFMNVHALQGVSFVVFQALCLWWLIMGVKMQTTTAGDFALILSINIAMVDCLWIISQDVKEFAEHLGNVTQGLRIVTAPIEIPDKPNAKNIALSKGKIVFDNVRFQYNGMEPLFKNKSITINAGQKVGLVGFSGSGKTTFVNLILRLFDVTGGSIMIDGQDIRDLTQKSLRKAIAMIPQEPTLFNRTLLENIRYGKLNATEKEVMTAAQKAHAHDFIRLIPEKYQVMVGERGVKLSGGQRQRIAIARAILKNSPILILDEATSQLDSMTETLIQESLWYLMENKTCLVIAHRLSTLLHMDRIIVFERGKIVQDGTHDELMNQPGLYKSLWEAQIGGFLPADEDEESE, via the coding sequence ATGAAAGTGGTACGGCCATTTAAATGGCTGATCAGCGGACAAATTTTTGTAGCAATTGTTTGGGCAATTGATATTAGCCTACGGCCTTACCTCATCAAAGTGATATTGAATACTATTGCTGACTCTCCCCATGAAAAAGTCGTAGAAAATTTATGGGTACCCGCTGGATTTTATTTATTTGTATCAATAACCGTCGTTATTGTCTTTCGTTATTATGACTGGGTGGCACTTAAGCTATTTCCAGGTATTAAAAAAATGATATGTATGATCTTAATGGACAGAATGATGGACCATTCTCATCAAACTTATCAAAACCAATTTGCTGGCGGACTTAGTAATAAAATCAGTGATGTGATGAATGGGGTTTCTAATATTGTCAGACTCTTTATTGATAAATTTTTTAGTCAAACACTCGCACTTTTTATTGCTGTTTATACCGTTTGGACGGTCGACATAAAATTTGCTTTTGCATTATTAATCTGGGTTATCTTATTTCTTGCATTGTCATTAGGGACTGCACCTCATACCCGCCACCTGTCAGATAAGGCAGCTACCGCCAGAACAACCTTAATGGGACACATTGTTGATATCTTTTCTAACATGATGAGCATTCGGCTCTTTAGCACCAAAAATTCAGAACATGGATATTTAGAAAATATGATGGACAATTATGTTAGCGCCGAACAAAAGCGTGACCGGTTTTTTATGAATGTCCACGCGCTACAAGGTGTTTCTTTTGTTGTTTTTCAAGCCCTTTGTCTGTGGTGGCTTATTATGGGAGTCAAAATGCAAACGACCACGGCAGGCGATTTTGCTTTAATTCTTTCTATTAATATTGCCATGGTGGATTGCCTGTGGATAATTTCGCAAGATGTTAAAGAATTTGCAGAGCATCTTGGGAACGTGACACAAGGTTTACGAATCGTCACTGCACCCATTGAAATCCCAGACAAACCCAATGCCAAAAATATTGCATTAAGTAAAGGAAAAATTGTTTTTGATAATGTTCGCTTTCAATATAATGGCATGGAGCCATTATTTAAAAACAAATCGATTACCATTAATGCCGGACAAAAAGTAGGACTTGTTGGTTTCTCAGGTAGCGGTAAAACCACTTTTGTCAATCTGATACTTCGCTTGTTTGATGTGACTGGCGGCTCCATCATGATCGATGGGCAAGATATTCGAGATCTTACGCAAAAAAGCTTACGTAAAGCAATTGCCATGATTCCTCAAGAACCTACCTTATTTAATCGAACCTTATTAGAAAATATCCGTTATGGGAAACTAAATGCAACAGAAAAAGAAGTCATGACTGCCGCCCAAAAAGCGCATGCACATGATTTTATACGTTTGATCCCAGAAAAATATCAAGTGATGGTCGGGGAAAGAGGGGTTAAATTATCAGGTGGCCAACGCCAACGTATTGCTATCGCTAGAGCCATTCTTAAAAATTCGCCAATTCTGATTCTGGATGAAGCAACTAGTCAATTAGACTCTATGACAGAAACGCTCATCCAGGAAAGCCTATGGTATCTCATGGAAAATAAAACGTGCTTAGTGATTGCTCATCGATTGTCGACGCTCTTACATATGGATAGAATCATTGTTTTTGAACGAGGCAAGATAGTTCAAGATGGTACGCATGATGAGCTTATGAACCAACCAGGACTTTATAAATCCCTATGGGAAGCACAAATTGGTGGCTTCCTCCCTGCCGATGAAGATGAAGAATCTGAATAA
- a CDS encoding cation:dicarboxylate symporter family transporter, with amino-acid sequence MLNRRGYWHILLAIFLAILAGLWQQPWILKCADLVSEIFVRLLKLISLPMISLSLLATISSVGENSLSTMGKRIVTYTVLTTTIAATIALLMYTFMQPVFHLSNEVVAQTVNQVDYLKELIKVIPSNLLEPFLEGNVVSILLLSLLLGFGITKLPKEQRLPIHQLLQSLFLIMMQITRWIVSFMPVAVWGFMTSFVLELTKGLSIAQLGWYLGAILSANLIQAFIILPLFLWWHGISARQAFMKMLPALSFAFFSKSSSAAMPTAIDCAERNLGVDSKVARFSFPLCTSINMNACAAFILITVLFVAQSHGMQISMSEKITWIFIATIAAIGNAGVPMGCFFIASALLSTMNLPLTLMGIILPFYALLDMLESAINIWSDSCVTLAVNQKSKEVLVSEPSSNTIVEELAE; translated from the coding sequence ATGTTAAATCGACGTGGCTATTGGCACATCTTATTAGCGATCTTTTTGGCTATTCTTGCTGGGCTTTGGCAACAACCGTGGATCCTCAAGTGCGCTGATCTGGTTTCCGAAATATTCGTTCGCTTATTGAAATTAATCAGTTTACCGATGATTAGTTTGTCATTATTAGCGACAATCTCATCAGTGGGAGAGAATTCCCTCTCTACCATGGGTAAACGTATCGTTACCTATACCGTTTTAACCACAACGATTGCAGCAACCATTGCGCTCTTGATGTATACCTTTATGCAACCTGTTTTTCATCTTAGCAATGAAGTGGTAGCCCAAACGGTCAATCAAGTCGATTATCTTAAAGAGCTTATTAAGGTCATTCCAAGCAATTTATTGGAGCCTTTCTTAGAAGGTAACGTCGTCAGCATTTTATTGCTTTCTTTATTATTAGGCTTTGGGATCACCAAACTTCCTAAAGAACAACGCTTACCGATACATCAATTATTACAAAGCTTGTTCTTAATTATGATGCAGATCACGCGTTGGATTGTTAGCTTTATGCCCGTTGCGGTTTGGGGTTTTATGACTTCTTTCGTGTTAGAGCTAACCAAAGGATTATCCATTGCACAGTTAGGCTGGTATCTGGGCGCGATATTATCAGCTAATCTAATTCAAGCCTTTATCATCTTGCCGTTGTTTTTGTGGTGGCATGGTATTTCTGCTCGTCAAGCATTTATGAAAATGTTGCCGGCGTTATCCTTTGCCTTTTTCTCAAAATCTTCCAGCGCCGCTATGCCAACAGCAATTGACTGTGCAGAGAGAAATTTAGGGGTAGATTCAAAAGTCGCCAGATTTAGTTTTCCACTTTGCACCAGTATTAATATGAACGCTTGCGCTGCCTTTATATTAATTACGGTACTGTTTGTTGCACAAAGCCATGGCATGCAGATTTCAATGAGTGAAAAAATCACCTGGATCTTTATTGCAACGATTGCTGCTATTGGTAATGCAGGTGTGCCCATGGGATGCTTCTTTATTGCGAGTGCATTGCTTAGCACAATGAATTTACCCTTAACCTTGATGGGGATCATTTTACCTTTCTATGCATTGCTCGATATGTTGGAAAGCGCCATCAATATATGGTCAGACTCTTGTGTGACATTAGCGGTTAATCAGAAGAGTAAAGAAGTACTTGTTTCAGAGCCATCGTCTAATACTATTGTTGAAGAGTTGGCAGAATAA
- the kdpC gene encoding potassium-transporting ATPase subunit KdpC: MEKTTFRQTIWSSIVFLFFFSVLLGLAYPGFITLILQMTFHDKANGSLIILDNQIQGSWLIGQSFTQEQHFWGRPSVLEKPSNFNPTNPKQHDLIKERVNKLIASSANSSSMIPIDLVTASASGLDPDISVASALYQIPRIAKARNLDEKIIQEIVLENASTLGLLSPPHVNVLKLNTALDKVNRKHHGNSKT, encoded by the coding sequence ATGGAAAAGACAACTTTTCGACAAACAATTTGGTCAAGCATCGTTTTCTTATTCTTTTTCTCCGTCTTGCTTGGATTAGCTTATCCCGGGTTCATTACACTTATTTTACAGATGACTTTTCATGATAAGGCGAATGGCAGTCTTATTATCCTTGATAATCAAATACAAGGTTCATGGCTAATTGGTCAATCATTTACACAAGAACAGCATTTTTGGGGACGCCCTAGTGTTTTAGAAAAACCTTCTAATTTTAACCCAACCAATCCAAAGCAACATGATTTGATTAAAGAACGTGTTAATAAGCTCATTGCAAGCTCTGCCAATAGCTCGAGTATGATCCCGATTGATCTGGTTACTGCCTCTGCCAGTGGGCTTGATCCTGACATTAGTGTAGCCAGTGCTTTATATCAAATACCGCGTATTGCAAAAGCACGAAACTTAGATGAAAAAATCATTCAAGAGATCGTCTTAGAGAACGCGAGCACATTAGGATTGCTGTCTCCTCCTCATGTCAATGTTTTAAAATTAAATACCGCGCTTGATAAGGTAAATCGAAAGCATCATGGAAACTCAAAGACCTGA
- a CDS encoding cation:dicarboxylate symporter family transporter, translated as MFHKMPLYLLAVILGVVLLQPYLSNEVQAALYGVSLSIKNLLLFILPAVIFSLLFKTAVDLAHQATKLILLILAAVCCSNFLSTFISHYVGTSLYLFDLKLVLPSTINELTPLWQLQFPSWIANDKAMFGGLIGGVAFSLLMPKVAKPLALFLSEWVNKLLHYFTYIIPFFVAGFVVKLSYEGLVKSIFQQYAIILAIIVIAQFSYITFIYLLANNLKIKQCLQALKNMLPATIAGFSTMSSASAMPLTILGTQKNAHNADFARSIIPTTVNVHLIGDCFAIPILAYAILKSYGAPEPLLIQYLIFSGYFVLAKFSVAAVPGGGIFVMLPILESYLGFNSPMLSLITALYLLFDPFITAANVLGNGGFAIFLDKYALRSEKTFFAKKLQQRC; from the coding sequence ATGTTTCATAAAATGCCACTTTATTTGTTGGCTGTTATTTTAGGGGTCGTCTTATTGCAACCCTATTTATCCAACGAAGTGCAGGCAGCCCTATATGGGGTTAGCTTATCTATCAAAAATTTGCTGCTCTTTATCTTGCCAGCAGTCATTTTTAGCCTTCTCTTTAAAACAGCGGTTGACTTAGCACATCAAGCGACCAAATTAATTTTACTGATTCTTGCTGCGGTGTGTTGCTCTAATTTCTTATCCACCTTTATTAGTCATTATGTTGGTACTTCGCTTTATCTTTTTGATCTGAAGCTTGTATTACCCAGCACTATTAATGAACTCACTCCTTTATGGCAACTGCAATTTCCAAGCTGGATTGCCAATGACAAGGCGATGTTTGGTGGTTTAATTGGCGGTGTCGCATTTTCTTTACTGATGCCTAAAGTGGCGAAACCCCTTGCACTGTTTCTTTCTGAATGGGTTAATAAATTGCTTCATTACTTCACTTATATTATCCCCTTCTTTGTTGCAGGATTTGTTGTCAAATTAAGTTATGAGGGATTGGTGAAATCAATTTTTCAGCAATATGCTATTATTTTAGCAATCATTGTTATTGCGCAATTTAGCTATATTACCTTCATTTATTTGCTGGCTAACAATCTTAAAATAAAGCAGTGTCTGCAAGCATTAAAGAACATGTTGCCAGCAACCATTGCCGGCTTTAGCACCATGTCGAGCGCTTCAGCGATGCCTTTAACTATTTTGGGCACTCAAAAAAATGCACACAATGCTGATTTTGCGCGCTCGATTATACCAACCACCGTTAATGTTCATTTAATTGGTGATTGCTTTGCCATCCCCATCTTAGCTTATGCCATCTTAAAAAGTTACGGTGCACCCGAACCTTTGTTAATACAATATCTTATTTTTTCAGGATATTTTGTATTAGCCAAATTCTCGGTTGCCGCAGTCCCGGGTGGTGGTATCTTTGTGATGTTACCTATATTGGAGAGTTATCTTGGATTTAACTCGCCCATGCTTTCATTGATTACTGCATTGTATCTGTTATTTGATCCATTTATCACTGCTGCTAATGTCCTTGGTAATGGTGGGTTTGCGATATTCCTGGATAAATATGCTCTTCGTTCGGAAAAGACTTTTTTCGCCAAGAAGCTACAACAACGTTGTTGA